In the genome of Xanthobacteraceae bacterium, one region contains:
- a CDS encoding PAS domain-containing protein, protein MARVHAANASAHSIRGLARSLTHPNYRRLVDAEPLLRRVVPFLIIAFIVTVVIGASVQIIEHRREAIADARNAIAMYSLAAGEELSRVLAAKEAPTETEKALRIAIPALATQSGRQFLVTDPGGKIIAAEPANPALLGKTLLQLFGPSQALTTFAERAGVVELEVSGGMTVYATVRNLRDGTGQIAIVQPRANALQGWWRDTRLTVTLVSTTSVVLLMLGFAFHWQSSRAREADQIYDRVRERIDTALSRGHAGLWDWDLARGHIFWSDSMFEILGFKPRDELLSFGEIDALVHPDDGSLFELASNLADAMDGAVDRAFRMRHANGSWVWLRARAELIHETAGKGPHLIGIAVDITEEKRLQVRTATSDMRLREAVDTISQAFVLWDADNRLVLSNAKFQEQHGLTESVLEPGTSYDAIAKAMKNPVVQDSISQSDHGTSAQLTDGRWVQINERRMKDGGLVSIGVDITNIKQHEEKLVESERNLIAKNADLRNSQQTLEYQAQQLAELAQKYSDEKTRAEEASQAKSEFLANMSHELRTPLNAIIGFSEIMESGMFGSLGSEKYHEYCRDIRESGRYLLDVINDILDMAKIEAGRMPFELESVRLEDIVPEAMRVMSVKANEKRLACRTEISEGLMLRADRRAVKQILLNLVSNAIKFTPDGGHIRVTARSSGKAAFIVIEDSGIGIPRDALRRLGRPFEQVESQLTKTQAGSGLGLAIAKSLTELHGGRMRIRSIENVGTTVFLRMPAADAA, encoded by the coding sequence ATGGCGCGTGTCCACGCGGCCAACGCTTCTGCACATTCTATTCGCGGTCTCGCCCGCTCGCTGACGCATCCCAATTACAGGCGTCTGGTGGACGCCGAACCGTTGCTGCGGCGCGTTGTTCCCTTCCTCATCATTGCTTTCATCGTCACCGTCGTGATCGGTGCGTCGGTGCAGATAATCGAGCATCGCCGCGAGGCGATTGCGGATGCACGCAACGCGATTGCGATGTATTCGCTCGCGGCCGGTGAAGAACTCTCGCGCGTTCTCGCCGCGAAGGAAGCGCCGACGGAAACCGAGAAGGCGCTGCGCATCGCCATCCCTGCCCTCGCGACGCAATCCGGCCGCCAGTTCCTGGTGACCGATCCGGGCGGCAAGATCATCGCCGCCGAACCCGCCAACCCGGCGCTGCTCGGCAAGACGCTGCTGCAACTGTTCGGCCCGTCGCAAGCGCTCACGACCTTCGCCGAGCGCGCGGGCGTGGTCGAACTCGAAGTTTCCGGCGGCATGACCGTCTACGCCACGGTGCGAAACCTGCGCGACGGCACCGGACAGATCGCCATCGTGCAGCCCCGCGCCAACGCCTTGCAGGGCTGGTGGCGCGACACGCGCCTCACCGTCACGCTGGTTTCGACCACCAGCGTCGTGCTGCTCATGCTGGGTTTCGCGTTCCACTGGCAATCGTCGCGGGCGCGCGAGGCCGACCAGATTTACGACCGCGTACGCGAACGCATCGACACCGCGCTTTCGCGCGGCCATGCGGGCCTGTGGGACTGGGATCTCGCGCGCGGCCACATCTTCTGGTCGGACTCGATGTTCGAAATCCTCGGCTTCAAGCCGCGCGACGAACTGCTCTCGTTTGGAGAAATCGACGCGCTCGTCCATCCCGACGACGGCAGCCTGTTCGAACTCGCCTCCAATCTCGCGGATGCGATGGACGGCGCGGTGGACCGCGCGTTCCGCATGCGCCACGCCAACGGAAGCTGGGTGTGGCTGCGCGCGCGCGCCGAACTGATCCACGAAACTGCCGGCAAGGGGCCGCATCTCATCGGCATCGCCGTGGACATTACGGAAGAAAAGCGGTTGCAGGTTCGCACCGCCACTTCCGACATGCGGCTGCGCGAAGCAGTCGACACCATCTCGCAAGCCTTCGTGCTGTGGGATGCCGACAACCGGCTGGTGCTCTCCAACGCGAAATTCCAGGAACAGCATGGCCTGACCGAAAGCGTGCTGGAGCCGGGCACTTCCTACGACGCGATCGCAAAGGCGATGAAGAACCCGGTGGTGCAGGATTCGATTTCGCAATCCGACCACGGCACCAGTGCGCAGCTTACCGATGGCCGCTGGGTACAGATCAACGAACGCCGCATGAAAGACGGCGGCCTCGTCTCCATCGGCGTAGATATCACCAACATCAAGCAGCACGAAGAAAAGCTGGTGGAGAGCGAGCGCAACCTGATCGCGAAGAACGCGGACCTGCGCAACTCGCAACAGACGCTCGAATATCAGGCGCAGCAGCTCGCCGAACTCGCGCAGAAATATTCCGACGAAAAGACCCGCGCCGAGGAAGCCAGCCAGGCGAAATCCGAATTCCTCGCCAACATGAGCCACGAACTGCGCACGCCGCTGAACGCGATCATCGGATTTTCCGAGATCATGGAATCCGGCATGTTCGGCTCGCTCGGCTCCGAGAAATACCACGAATATTGCCGCGACATCCGCGAGAGCGGCCGCTACCTGCTCGACGTCATCAACGACATCCTCGACATGGCGAAGATCGAGGCGGGCCGGATGCCGTTCGAACTGGAAAGCGTGCGGCTCGAAGACATCGTGCCGGAAGCGATGCGCGTGATGTCGGTGAAGGCGAACGAGAAGCGCCTCGCCTGCCGCACCGAAATTTCAGAAGGCCTTATGCTTCGCGCCGATCGCCGTGCGGTGAAACAGATCCTGCTCAACCTCGTTTCCAATGCCATCAAGTTCACACCGGACGGCGGGCATATCCGCGTCACTGCGCGTTCCTCTGGTAAAGCGGCATTCATCGTGATCGAGGACTCCGGCATCGGCATTCCGCGCGACGCGCTGCGCAGGCTGGGCCGTCCGTTCGAGCAGGTTGAAAGCCAGCTTACCAAGACGCAGGCCGGTTCCGGGCTTGGCCTCGCCATCGCAAAATCGCTGACCGAATTGCACGGCGGGCGCATGCGCATCCGCTCCATCGAGAACGTCGGCACCACCGTTTTCCTGCGGATGCCCGCGGCCGACGCCGCCTAA
- a CDS encoding bifunctional [glutamine synthetase] adenylyltransferase/[glutamine synthetase]-adenylyl-L-tyrosine phosphorylase: MTPTPAAEDGTAQGPLVSRIRETPRVANSSAAKKTLAALLQETQAKTRGPLEKLLGTNTKAPRLLEGIAEGSPYLWGLITAAPDVLLRLLREAPEQSLADILTAARDEMLAAEDDQAAQRALRRMKREGALLTALADIGGVWPLDDVTGALTKLADTAVQLAVDRLLRVAASAGKMKLPDADNPGKGSGYIVLAMGKHGAGELNYSSDIDLIVFYEKTAPLAEGVEPAPFFVSMTKSLLRLVHDRTEDGYVFRVDLRLRPDPGSTQAAISTDAGLDYYEREGQTWERAAYIKARPIAGDIEAGERFLKNLSPFVWRRYLDHAAIAEVHAMKRQIHAFRGHDEIAVVGHNIKLGRGGIREIEFFVQTQQLIAGGRVPALRGKRTLEMLAQLASEQWIDGATRDELNEAYQYLRRVEHRLQMIADEQTHVLPDDEAALERFALFLGAKDTAEFAKAITLRLQRVQGHYAHLFEDAPPLAAVLGKLEFPPERDDRETLDTLAKMGFKEPLAASHLIRQWMKGEYRALQTESSRAEFQAILPALLDALSRTGDADAALLACDQFLSRLPGGERLLAALRTHPDLLRLIATILGTSPRLRDMIAQAPSLLDGLLDPAFFATIPSEELLNRRLQDLLKQAASEEDFLDRTRSFGREQLVLIGVRILSGALSASQAGEAYATLADVIIRALHGEVMRRFAEAHGNIAKAETAVIALGKLGSREMTAGSDLDLMLLYEFDEGKPESDGKRPLYGAQYFARLTQRIINALTIPTNMGKLYDVDLRLRPSGRSGPVATSLSGFVSYQTGEAWTWEHMALTRARVISSSAPFKRKVEKAMLEVLRNERDPVTVARDVLEMRQAIATERGEGERWDIKNAAGGLIDVEFLAQFLVLVYAEQHPDLLDTRTARVIEAARKKNLLGKADGELLGEAVVLYHNLTQVLRLCVNGVLDPAKAPPGLLALLTRASGLPDFTTLNAHLAETQAAVRASFLRILNEAAEY, from the coding sequence ATGACGCCCACTCCCGCCGCCGAAGACGGAACCGCCCAAGGCCCTCTCGTTTCCCGCATCCGCGAAACGCCGCGCGTGGCGAACAGCTCCGCCGCGAAGAAGACGCTTGCCGCGCTGTTGCAGGAAACGCAGGCGAAGACACGCGGGCCGCTGGAAAAACTCCTCGGCACGAATACGAAAGCGCCGCGCCTGCTCGAAGGCATCGCGGAAGGTTCGCCGTACTTGTGGGGGCTGATTACGGCCGCGCCGGATGTGTTGCTACGGCTGTTGCGGGAAGCCCCGGAGCAAAGCCTCGCGGACATTCTCACGGCGGCTCGCGACGAAATGCTGGCTGCCGAAGACGATCAGGCAGCGCAGCGTGCGCTGCGCAGGATGAAGCGCGAAGGCGCGCTGCTGACCGCGCTCGCCGACATCGGCGGCGTGTGGCCGCTGGACGACGTAACCGGCGCGTTGACCAAGCTCGCGGATACGGCCGTGCAACTCGCGGTGGACAGGCTGCTGCGCGTTGCCGCCAGCGCCGGAAAGATGAAGCTGCCGGACGCGGATAATCCCGGCAAAGGCTCCGGCTACATCGTGCTCGCGATGGGCAAGCATGGCGCTGGCGAACTGAACTATTCCAGCGACATCGACCTCATCGTCTTCTACGAGAAGACCGCGCCGCTCGCGGAAGGCGTCGAGCCTGCGCCCTTCTTCGTCAGCATGACGAAAAGCCTGCTTCGTCTGGTGCATGATCGTACCGAGGACGGTTACGTTTTCCGCGTCGATCTGCGCCTGCGTCCCGATCCCGGCTCGACGCAGGCTGCGATCTCCACCGATGCCGGTCTCGATTATTATGAGCGCGAGGGACAGACGTGGGAGCGCGCGGCGTACATCAAGGCGCGGCCAATCGCGGGCGATATTGAAGCCGGCGAGCGTTTCCTGAAAAACCTCTCGCCTTTCGTGTGGCGGCGCTATCTCGATCACGCGGCGATTGCCGAAGTGCACGCGATGAAGCGGCAAATCCATGCCTTTCGCGGCCACGACGAGATTGCGGTCGTGGGCCACAACATCAAGCTGGGCCGGGGTGGCATCCGCGAAATCGAGTTTTTCGTGCAGACGCAACAGCTTATCGCAGGTGGCCGGGTGCCCGCGCTGCGCGGCAAGCGGACGCTCGAAATGCTCGCGCAGCTTGCCAGCGAGCAGTGGATCGACGGCGCGACGCGCGACGAGCTGAACGAGGCCTATCAATACCTGCGCCGCGTCGAGCATCGCCTGCAAATGATCGCGGACGAGCAGACCCATGTGTTGCCCGATGACGAAGCGGCGCTGGAGCGCTTCGCGCTGTTTCTCGGCGCGAAGGATACGGCTGAGTTCGCGAAGGCGATCACGCTGCGCCTGCAACGGGTGCAGGGCCATTACGCGCATCTGTTCGAGGACGCGCCGCCGCTTGCCGCCGTGCTCGGCAAGCTGGAATTCCCGCCGGAACGCGACGACCGCGAAACGCTCGATACGCTCGCCAAGATGGGATTCAAGGAGCCGCTCGCGGCAAGCCATCTCATCCGTCAATGGATGAAGGGCGAATACCGCGCGCTGCAAACGGAATCTTCGCGCGCGGAATTTCAGGCCATTCTTCCCGCGCTGCTCGACGCGCTTTCGCGCACCGGCGATGCCGATGCCGCGCTGCTTGCCTGCGACCAGTTTCTCTCGCGGCTGCCGGGCGGCGAGCGTCTGCTCGCGGCATTGCGCACGCATCCCGACCTGCTGCGGCTGATCGCGACGATTCTCGGCACGTCGCCGCGGCTTCGCGACATGATCGCGCAGGCACCGTCGCTGCTCGACGGTTTGCTCGATCCTGCATTCTTCGCGACGATTCCATCCGAGGAATTGCTGAATCGCCGCTTGCAGGATTTGCTGAAGCAGGCGGCGAGCGAGGAAGATTTTCTGGATCGCACCCGTTCGTTCGGGCGCGAGCAACTGGTGTTGATCGGCGTGCGGATTCTTTCCGGCGCGCTTTCCGCAAGTCAGGCCGGCGAAGCCTACGCGACGCTGGCGGATGTCATCATCCGCGCGCTGCATGGCGAAGTGATGCGCCGTTTCGCGGAAGCGCACGGCAACATCGCGAAGGCCGAAACCGCCGTGATTGCGCTCGGCAAGCTCGGCAGCCGCGAGATGACGGCAGGGTCCGACCTCGACCTGATGCTGCTCTATGAATTCGACGAGGGTAAACCGGAATCGGACGGCAAACGCCCGCTCTACGGTGCGCAGTATTTCGCGCGCCTGACCCAGCGCATCATCAACGCGCTGACCATTCCGACCAACATGGGCAAGCTCTACGACGTGGACTTGCGCCTGCGTCCGTCGGGCCGTTCCGGCCCGGTCGCGACTTCCCTGAGCGGTTTCGTTTCGTACCAGACCGGCGAGGCGTGGACATGGGAGCACATGGCGCTGACGCGCGCGCGTGTGATCTCGTCCTCCGCTCCGTTCAAACGCAAGGTCGAAAAGGCGATGCTCGAAGTTTTGCGCAACGAACGCGATCCGGTCACGGTTGCGCGCGACGTGCTGGAAATGCGGCAGGCCATCGCCACCGAGCGCGGCGAGGGCGAACGCTGGGACATCAAGAACGCCGCCGGCGGCCTGATCGACGTCGAGTTTCTCGCGCAGTTTCTCGTGCTGGTTTACGCGGAGCAGCATCCCGACCTGCTCGATACACGCACGGCGCGCGTGATCGAGGCCGCGCGCAAGAAGAACCTGCTCGGCAAGGCGGACGGCGAACTGCTGGGCGAGGCGGTCGTGCTCTATCACAACCTGACGCAGGTGCTGCGCCTTTGCGTCAACGGCGTGCTCGATCCCGCGAAGGCGCCGCCCGGCTTGCTGGCGCTACTCACGCGCGCTTCCGGCCTGCCGGATTTCACGACGCTGAACGCGCATCTCGCGGAAACGCAGGCCGCGGTGCGCGCGTCTTTCCTGCGAATTCTGAACGAAGCAGCGGAGTATTAG
- a CDS encoding response regulator transcription factor, producing MRVLVVEDDREAADYLKKALREAGHVAEVANDGETGLALALEDSFDVLVVDRMLPKRDGLSLVSELRTRGQSTPVLILSALGQVDDRVTGLRAGGDDYLSKPYAFSELLARVEVLARRRAPNSAETVYRVGDLELDRLSHSVTRGGEEIPLQPREFRLLEYLMRHAGQVVTRTMLLENVWDYHFDPQTNVIDVHISRLRAKIDKGFAKPLLQTVRGAGYMIRS from the coding sequence ATGCGCGTGCTTGTCGTCGAAGACGACCGCGAAGCAGCGGACTACCTGAAGAAAGCCCTGCGTGAAGCGGGTCATGTCGCCGAAGTCGCGAACGACGGCGAGACTGGCCTTGCGCTGGCGCTGGAGGATTCGTTCGACGTGCTGGTGGTGGACCGCATGTTGCCGAAGCGCGACGGGCTTTCGCTCGTCTCCGAACTGCGCACGCGCGGGCAATCGACGCCCGTACTGATCCTGTCCGCGCTCGGCCAGGTGGATGACCGCGTCACGGGCCTGCGCGCTGGCGGCGACGACTATCTCTCCAAGCCCTACGCATTCTCCGAACTGCTGGCGCGCGTCGAAGTGCTGGCGCGCCGCCGCGCGCCGAACAGCGCGGAGACGGTTTATCGCGTGGGCGACCTCGAACTCGACCGGCTTTCCCACAGCGTCACGCGCGGCGGGGAGGAAATCCCGTTGCAGCCGCGCGAATTCCGCCTGCTCGAATATCTCATGCGCCATGCCGGGCAGGTGGTGACGCGCACGATGCTGCTTGAGAACGTCTGGGATTATCACTTCGATCCGCAGACCAACGTGATCGACGTGCATATCTCGCGCCTTCGCGCGAAGATCGACAAGGGTTTCGCCAAGCCGCTGCTGCAAACCGTGCGCGGCGCAGGCTACATGATCCGCTCGTGA
- the pepN gene encoding aminopeptidase N, producing the protein MRDAEPQAVRLADYRPSDWLIDKVDLDFNLEPKATRVRAKLALRRNPKGQRNAALSLDGDELKLVSLKVNGRALKAGDYEASPSRLTIAKPAGNEFTLEIETEIDPSANTKLMGLFRSNKTYCTQCEAEGFRRITYFLDRPDVLSVYTVRIEADKDDAPMLLSNGNPVEAFGIKGTNRHYAIWHDPFPKPSYLFALVGGKLDYIEEPYKTSSGRKVMLRIFVEPGKTGLAGYAMDSLKRSMRWDEKVFGCEYDLDVFHIVAVSDFNMGAMENKGLNIFNDKYVLASPDTATDMDFANIEAIVAHEYFHNWTGDRITCRDWFQLCLKEGLTVFRDQEFTADERSRPVERIRDVRNLRSYQFAEDAGPLAHPVRPDTYREINNFYTVTVYEKGAEVVRMLKTLLGPKGFRKGMDLYLKRHDGDAATIEDFLKCFADANKADLAQFARWYSQAGTPELAVRGTHDPKAKTFTLEIEQMTPPTPGQSAKRPMTIPLKLGLIGRNGHDLPLKDAKGKPVQNDLIVLNEKAQTFVFSEVGEMPAVSLNRGFSAPVKISSNFGRENLSFLARHDSDAFNRYEAIEQLATQELVARARGGNTDSAALIEALGGVLSDTSLDDAFIAQTLSFPDEADIAQAVGKDVDPGAILNGRNALLRETGRALAPKLAAHYERLSASGPYSPDAANAGRRSLRNACLSLLVATGEQSEIRRASAQFEQAGNMTDRTAALTILSLRQTNEREGALAAFEQRYRDDPLVLDKWFAIQARIAEEGTLERVKKLTQHPAFSMTNPNRVRALIGTFAAGNPSQFNRIDGAGYAYIADTVLGLDSKNPQVAARMLSSFKSWRALEPQRRALAERELRRIAGTAGLSADVADIANRSLA; encoded by the coding sequence ATGCGCGATGCCGAACCGCAAGCTGTCCGCCTTGCCGATTACCGCCCTTCCGACTGGCTGATCGACAAGGTCGATCTCGACTTCAATCTGGAGCCGAAGGCAACGCGCGTGCGCGCGAAGCTTGCGCTGCGCCGGAACCCGAAGGGGCAGAGGAACGCGGCGCTCTCGCTCGATGGCGACGAACTGAAGCTCGTTTCGCTCAAGGTGAACGGCCGCGCACTGAAGGCGGGCGATTACGAAGCGTCCCCTTCCCGCCTGACCATCGCGAAGCCCGCGGGCAACGAATTCACGCTGGAGATCGAAACCGAAATCGACCCGTCAGCCAACACCAAGCTGATGGGGCTGTTCCGCTCCAACAAGACCTATTGCACGCAATGCGAGGCGGAAGGCTTCCGCCGCATCACCTATTTCCTCGACCGGCCCGACGTGCTCTCGGTCTATACGGTGCGCATCGAGGCGGACAAGGACGACGCGCCGATGCTGCTCTCGAACGGCAATCCGGTCGAGGCGTTCGGCATCAAGGGCACCAACCGCCACTACGCGATCTGGCACGATCCGTTTCCGAAGCCTTCGTATCTGTTCGCGCTGGTCGGCGGGAAACTCGATTACATCGAGGAGCCTTACAAAACCTCGTCCGGCCGCAAGGTGATGCTGCGCATCTTCGTCGAGCCGGGGAAAACCGGCCTCGCGGGCTACGCAATGGACTCGCTTAAGCGCTCCATGCGCTGGGACGAAAAAGTTTTCGGCTGCGAATACGACCTCGACGTGTTCCACATCGTCGCCGTGTCCGACTTCAACATGGGCGCGATGGAGAACAAGGGCCTCAACATCTTCAACGACAAGTACGTGCTCGCCTCGCCCGACACCGCGACCGACATGGACTTCGCGAACATCGAGGCCATCGTCGCGCACGAATACTTCCACAACTGGACCGGCGACCGCATCACCTGCCGCGACTGGTTCCAGCTTTGCCTGAAGGAAGGCCTCACCGTTTTCCGCGATCAGGAGTTCACCGCCGACGAACGCTCGCGGCCGGTCGAGCGTATCCGCGACGTGCGCAACCTGCGCAGTTACCAGTTCGCGGAAGACGCCGGTCCGCTCGCGCATCCGGTGCGGCCGGACACCTATCGCGAGATCAACAACTTCTACACCGTGACCGTGTACGAGAAGGGCGCGGAAGTCGTGCGCATGCTGAAAACGCTGCTCGGCCCGAAGGGTTTTCGCAAAGGCATGGACCTTTACCTGAAGCGCCATGACGGTGACGCGGCGACCATCGAAGATTTCCTCAAGTGCTTCGCAGACGCCAACAAGGCCGACCTCGCGCAGTTCGCGCGCTGGTACAGCCAGGCCGGCACGCCGGAGCTTGCGGTGCGCGGCACGCACGATCCGAAAGCGAAAACCTTCACGCTCGAAATCGAGCAGATGACGCCGCCGACGCCGGGCCAGAGCGCCAAGCGCCCGATGACGATTCCGCTGAAGCTCGGCCTCATCGGCCGCAACGGCCACGACCTTCCGCTGAAAGACGCGAAGGGCAAGCCGGTGCAGAACGATCTCATCGTGCTGAACGAGAAGGCGCAGACCTTCGTATTCAGCGAAGTCGGCGAGATGCCCGCGGTTTCGCTCAACCGCGGTTTCTCCGCGCCGGTGAAAATCTCCAGCAACTTCGGCCGAGAGAACCTGAGCTTCCTCGCGCGCCACGACAGCGATGCTTTCAACCGCTACGAAGCCATTGAGCAACTCGCGACGCAGGAGCTGGTCGCACGCGCGCGCGGCGGTAATACCGACAGTGCTGCGCTGATCGAAGCGCTCGGTGGTGTGCTTTCCGATACTTCGCTCGACGACGCATTCATCGCACAGACGCTCTCGTTTCCCGACGAAGCCGACATCGCGCAGGCGGTCGGCAAGGACGTCGATCCGGGTGCGATCCTGAACGGACGCAATGCGCTGTTGCGCGAAACCGGCCGCGCCCTCGCCCCGAAACTCGCCGCGCATTACGAACGGCTCAGCGCCTCCGGTCCCTATTCGCCGGATGCGGCGAATGCGGGCCGCCGCTCGCTGCGCAACGCCTGCCTCAGCCTGCTGGTCGCGACCGGCGAGCAAAGCGAAATCCGCCGCGCTTCCGCGCAATTCGAGCAGGCGGGCAACATGACCGACCGCACCGCGGCGCTCACGATCCTTTCGCTGCGGCAAACGAACGAACGCGAAGGCGCGCTCGCCGCGTTCGAGCAGCGCTATCGCGACGACCCGCTGGTGCTGGACAAGTGGTTCGCGATTCAGGCCCGCATTGCGGAAGAGGGAACGCTGGAGCGCGTGAAGAAGCTCACGCAGCATCCCGCCTTCTCGATGACCAACCCGAACCGGGTGCGCGCGCTGATCGGCACTTTCGCCGCCGGAAATCCCTCGCAGTTCAATCGGATAGACGGCGCGGGCTACGCCTATATTGCCGACACGGTTCTCGGTTTGGACTCAAAGAACCCGCAGGTCGCGGCCCGCATGCTGTCGTCGTTCAAGAGCTGGCGCGCGCTGGAGCCGCAACGCCGCGCGCTTGCCGAACGGGAACTTCGCAGGATCGCGGGCACGGCCGGTCTCTCCGCCGACGTCGCAGACATCGCGAACCGCTCGCTCGCCTGA
- a CDS encoding HAMP domain-containing protein — protein sequence MNALGKLFRTTAFKIVAVYLIVFALFAGGVIAYLGRHTQALIVSQITETIDAEVRGLDEQYQVGGIRRLIDTIEARALQPGSNLYLITSFNGAVLAGNVTDIDNATLNKPGWSEISYRRTDEPASGPHDSRALVRVSILPGGFRMLVGRDIEEREKLRQILSNPARWAFLLIVVLGVAGGLFVTRRVMKRIDSMTATSDQIMMGNLGGRLAVTGSGDEFDRLANSLNAMLGRIESLMGGLKHVSDNIAHDLKTPLTRMRNRAEEALRTRTSEADLRKALESSIEEADGLIRTFDALLMISRAEAGEVRKAMTDFDAAEIANGVAELYEPVAEESGLKLSVENGASLPLRGSRELISQALANLVDNAIKHGASGGEIAIRAVRSGDRIELSVADRGPGIAEADRARALERFVRLEASRSRPGAGLGLSLAQAVARLHHGELRLEDNAPGLKVTLAIPAQPGHTRGA from the coding sequence GTGAACGCGCTCGGAAAACTGTTCCGCACGACCGCGTTCAAGATCGTCGCGGTCTATCTCATCGTGTTCGCATTGTTCGCGGGCGGTGTCATCGCCTATCTCGGCCGCCATACGCAGGCGCTGATCGTTTCGCAGATCACCGAGACCATCGACGCGGAAGTACGCGGCCTCGACGAGCAGTATCAGGTCGGCGGCATCCGGCGGCTGATCGACACTATCGAGGCGCGCGCGCTGCAACCCGGCTCGAATCTCTATCTGATTACGTCTTTCAACGGTGCCGTGCTGGCCGGCAACGTCACCGACATCGACAATGCGACGTTGAATAAGCCCGGCTGGTCGGAAATCTCCTATCGCCGCACCGACGAACCGGCGAGCGGGCCGCACGACAGCCGCGCGCTGGTGCGGGTTTCGATCCTGCCCGGCGGATTCCGGATGCTGGTCGGCCGCGACATCGAGGAGCGCGAAAAGCTCCGCCAGATTCTATCGAACCCCGCGCGCTGGGCGTTTCTCCTGATCGTCGTGCTCGGCGTCGCGGGGGGACTCTTCGTCACGCGCCGCGTGATGAAGCGCATCGACTCCATGACCGCGACCTCCGACCAGATCATGATGGGCAATCTCGGCGGACGCCTCGCGGTAACGGGGAGCGGCGACGAGTTCGATCGCCTCGCCAACAGCCTGAACGCGATGCTCGGCCGCATCGAAAGCCTGATGGGCGGGCTGAAGCATGTCTCCGACAACATCGCGCACGACCTGAAAACGCCGCTGACGCGCATGCGCAACCGCGCGGAAGAAGCGCTCCGCACCCGCACCAGCGAAGCCGATCTGCGCAAGGCGCTGGAAAGCTCCATCGAGGAGGCGGACGGATTGATCCGCACTTTCGACGCGCTCCTGATGATTTCGCGCGCGGAAGCGGGCGAGGTGCGCAAAGCAATGACCGATTTCGACGCGGCGGAAATCGCGAACGGGGTCGCCGAACTCTACGAGCCGGTCGCGGAGGAGAGCGGGCTAAAGCTCAGCGTGGAGAACGGTGCATCGCTGCCTCTACGCGGCAGCCGCGAACTCATCAGCCAGGCGCTCGCCAATCTTGTCGACAACGCCATCAAGCATGGCGCGAGTGGCGGCGAGATCGCGATTCGCGCCGTGCGCAGCGGCGACCGCATCGAACTGAGCGTGGCCGACCGCGGCCCCGGCATTGCGGAAGCCGACCGCGCCCGCGCGCTGGAGCGCTTCGTGCGCCTCGAAGCCAGCCGATCGCGTCCCGGTGCGGGGCTGGGGCTTTCGCTGGCACAGGCGGTTGCGCGGCTCCACCACGGCGAACTGCGCCTTGAGGACAACGCGCCGGGCTTGAAAGTGACGCTCGCGATTCCGGCGCAGCCGGGCCACACTAGGGGGGCATGA